A single window of Anomaloglossus baeobatrachus isolate aAnoBae1 chromosome 5, aAnoBae1.hap1, whole genome shotgun sequence DNA harbors:
- the LOC142313172 gene encoding E3 ubiquitin/ISG15 ligase TRIM25-like has protein sequence MASVRQELLCPICLEVFTSPVTLTCGHNFCWNCIKHVLDSRLTRSYTCPQCRKRFRSRPVLTKNTTLDNLARHFARPGPASVCCTFCDPPVAAIKTCLECETSMCNRHLQNHNRAVKHHLMDCVISLPSKKCPIHNRIRGYYCAMHAMCICVLCRASENYRGLPVQPLDLAQYKKRKTLRKLRNILKVRKEETKRRIKNLKKSIEKVQRQAGDQAETLTGEALVTRAQQISRVTGQIMELEKEMQQLEWKTFWVVEVYKEVDPIQFLEDVAIDCDDFAPLDIPSNIGPLACHLFDVTSRAKKWWFPTQNPADVWLDVNTASNNLLVSDSQKTVTYSDMLQPHPETSARFERNQVMSINMFSSGRHYWDVACNQTGDWMIGVCYPSMDKKGKKSFLGCNSRSWCLRRRNNEFWVQHDTRCLTVPPLTSFSYIRVSLNCKVGQLTFHSLGSSITHLYTYNVVFTEVLHAAFTIFSGWLQIRN, from the coding sequence ATGGCCAGTGTGAGACAGGAGCTGCTGTGCCCCATCTGTCTGGAGGTCTTCACGAGCCCTGTGACCCTGAcgtgtggacacaacttctgctgGAACTGCATCAAGCATGTGTTGGACTCGCGGCTGACCAGATCCTATACGTGTCCTCAGTGTAGGAAACGATTCCGATCACGGCCGGTTCTAACCAAGAACACAACCCTGGACAACCTCGCCAGACATTTCGCCCGCCCGGGCCCAGCGTCCGTCTGCTGCACCTTCTGTGACCCTCCGGTCGCGGCCATAAAGACGTGTCTGGAGTGCGAGACCTCCATGTGCAACCGGCACCTCCAAAACCACAACCGGGCGGTGAAGCATCACTTGATGGACTGTGTTATTTCACTCCCGAGTAAAAAATGCCCCATCCATAATCGAATCCGGGGCTATTACTGCGCAATGCATGCTATGTGTATCTGTGTGCTCTGCCGCGCCTCTGAAAACTATCGGGGGCTACCGGTACAGCCGCTAGATCTGGCCCAATACAAGAAGAGAAAAACACTGCGAAAACTTAGAAACATATTGAAAGTAAGGAAAGAAGAGACCAAAAGACGAATCAAGAACCTGAAGAAGAGCATTGAGAAGGTCCAGAGACAAGCTGGAGACCAAGCAGAGACTCTGACCGGCGAGGCCTTGGTGACGAGAGCGCAGCAGATATCCCGTGTCACTGGCCAGATCATGGAGCTGGAGAAGGAAATGCAGCAGCTGGAATGGAAGACGTTTTGGGTTGTGGAAGTGTACAAAGAAGTTGACCCCATCCAATTCCTGGAAGACGTGGCCATCGATTGTGATGACTTTGCACCATTGGATATACCGTCGAATATAGGGCCTCTGGCGTGCCATCTATTCGATGTGACATCTAGGGCCAAAAAGTGGTGGTTCCCCACCCAGAATCCTGCAGATGTGTGGCTTGATGTGAACACTGCCTCCAACAACCTACTGGTCTCCGATAGCCAGAAGACCGTCACCTACTCCGATATGCTCCAGCCTCATCCCGAAACATCAGCGAGGTTTGAGCGGAACCAGGTGATGAGTATTAATATGTTCTCCTCGGGGCGACACTACTGGGACGTGGCGTGCAACCAGACGGGAGACTGGATGATTGGGGTGTGTTACCCCAGCATGGACAAGAAGGGTAAAAAGTCCTTCCTGGGCTGTAACAGCAGATCCTGGTGTCTGAGGAGGCGTAATAATGAGTTCTGGGTCCAACACGACACTCGGTGTCTCACTGTGCCTCCCCTGACCTCCTTCAGTTACATCAGGGTCTCTCTGAACTGCAAGGTTGGACAGTTGACCTTCCATAGTCTGGGTTCCTCCATCACACATCTGTATACCTACAATGTGGTCTTCACCGAGGTCTTACACGCCGCATTCACCATATTCAGCGGGTGGCTCCAGATCCGGAATTGA